A single genomic interval of Flavobacterium sp. N2820 harbors:
- a CDS encoding outer membrane beta-barrel protein — translation MFQKLAFAFFLLCFTINYSQNTIVLKGKIIDQNTSLPLESATIYLKSVKDSAVVDYTISDKNGNFEIKTKKNESPVFFKVSYIGYTDYTEKLESLNKDKDFSFVKLAENVSTLNEVIVKSEAPPITIKNDTLEFNASSFKVRPDANVEALLKQLPGVEIDEEGKITVNGKEVNNILVNGKPFFGKDGKIATQNLPAEIINKVQVTDTKTKEEELSGQDATSDEKTINLTIQEDKNKGVFGKANVGYGTDDRYESSLLFNYFKDTQKISILGSANNINSIGFSMDEIFDNMGGGRNSSIWVNDNGSFGINGMQFGGNNGITTSNMIGINFADEWAKKKINPNGSYYYSNAETNNNNRTNRINLLPTGNTNTLAASKTKSITDGHSIAMDFEVKIDSTTTLYMSPSFSKSEMKNKNTGFDATFDESGTALNENTSDNNWSSQNNTFKNSLYLYKQFKKKGRGMSFSMSNENSKNEADLFTKTTTTFFQSGNTDDDRDQFRIDDSKNDSFRAEIGYSEPLRDSLVFNFKTSYSYKKTNDNRETYDFDSGLNAYSDFNDLLSNDIVSRTSSVIPMVGISLRKKKIRGSFSMGTEIINFNNQSNYLATKTSVNKNYMYPKMNGYLSVTLGKSKSIYSYYSYEVNLPTANQILPFENLGNPLNTFIGNAELKPNENYSLYTNFNNYDYATRSGFYAYAGGDYNVNQIVASTTYDADFKAITTYQNVSKAYNTYVGFSLNKSIKKEKRTLKYGLGMQLGYNYDQGLTNAELFESKGLTLNPRANISWSIDEMITISPSYKYTYITNDYTNYVIDNTKNFKHSAKLEITSYWPKKVVLGSDFGYNYNSNIADGFQKDFYLWNLSLGYNFFQDKLLAKVKVYDVLNQNISATRSITPTAITDMENTVLQQYAMFSLTYKLEKFGGKKKDGNSFIMVD, via the coding sequence ATGTTTCAAAAATTAGCTTTTGCGTTCTTTCTACTTTGTTTTACAATTAATTATAGCCAAAATACCATTGTATTAAAAGGAAAAATTATTGACCAAAACACTTCACTCCCACTAGAATCGGCAACAATCTATTTAAAATCGGTAAAAGATTCAGCTGTAGTAGATTATACTATTTCAGATAAAAACGGGAACTTTGAAATAAAGACCAAGAAAAACGAATCCCCAGTTTTCTTCAAAGTTTCTTATATCGGCTATACAGATTATACAGAAAAATTGGAAAGCTTAAACAAGGATAAAGATTTCAGTTTTGTAAAATTAGCCGAAAACGTAAGCACTTTAAACGAAGTAATTGTAAAATCAGAAGCACCACCAATTACCATCAAGAATGATACATTAGAATTCAATGCATCATCATTCAAAGTAAGACCTGATGCTAACGTAGAAGCTTTATTAAAACAACTTCCTGGCGTTGAAATAGATGAAGAAGGCAAAATTACTGTCAACGGAAAAGAAGTAAACAATATTTTAGTCAACGGAAAACCATTCTTTGGCAAAGATGGTAAAATAGCAACCCAAAATTTACCTGCAGAAATAATCAATAAAGTTCAAGTAACCGATACCAAAACCAAAGAAGAAGAATTATCCGGTCAAGATGCCACTTCAGATGAAAAAACCATCAATTTAACCATTCAGGAAGATAAAAACAAAGGTGTATTTGGTAAAGCAAACGTGGGTTATGGCACAGATGACAGATATGAATCGAGCTTATTGTTTAATTATTTTAAAGACACCCAAAAAATTAGTATTCTAGGTTCTGCCAATAACATTAACTCCATCGGGTTTTCAATGGATGAAATTTTTGACAATATGGGCGGCGGAAGAAATAGCTCTATTTGGGTAAATGATAACGGTAGTTTTGGCATTAATGGAATGCAGTTTGGCGGAAATAACGGAATTACCACATCTAATATGATAGGGATAAACTTTGCAGATGAATGGGCTAAAAAGAAAATTAATCCAAACGGAAGTTATTATTATTCAAACGCAGAAACCAACAATAATAACAGAACTAATCGAATTAATTTACTTCCAACTGGCAATACAAACACATTAGCAGCATCAAAAACCAAATCTATCACTGACGGACATAGCATTGCAATGGATTTTGAAGTAAAAATCGATTCTACTACAACGCTATACATGAGTCCTAGTTTTTCTAAAAGCGAAATGAAAAACAAAAATACCGGATTTGATGCAACTTTCGACGAATCTGGAACGGCCTTAAATGAAAACACCAGCGACAACAATTGGTCTAGCCAAAACAATACATTCAAAAACAGCCTTTATTTATACAAACAGTTTAAGAAAAAAGGAAGAGGAATGAGCTTTTCAATGAGTAATGAAAACAGCAAAAACGAAGCTGATTTATTTACCAAAACAACAACTACATTTTTTCAATCGGGAAATACTGATGACGATAGAGATCAATTTAGAATTGACGATTCAAAAAATGATAGTTTTAGGGCAGAAATTGGCTACTCTGAACCTTTAAGAGATTCATTGGTATTTAATTTTAAAACATCATATAGCTATAAAAAAACAAATGACAATAGAGAAACCTATGATTTTGATAGTGGACTAAATGCATATTCAGACTTTAATGATTTGCTTTCAAATGATATTGTTTCTAGAACTTCTTCAGTGATTCCTATGGTTGGAATTAGCTTACGAAAAAAGAAAATTAGAGGTAGTTTTTCTATGGGAACAGAGATTATTAATTTCAATAATCAATCCAACTATTTGGCAACCAAAACTTCGGTAAATAAAAACTATATGTATCCAAAAATGAATGGATATTTGAGTGTTACATTAGGCAAATCAAAATCAATTTACAGTTATTATTCATACGAAGTCAATTTACCTACTGCTAATCAAATTTTACCTTTTGAAAATCTAGGCAACCCTTTAAATACTTTTATTGGAAATGCAGAATTAAAACCTAATGAAAATTACTCTCTTTATACGAACTTCAACAATTATGATTATGCTACACGAAGCGGTTTTTATGCATACGCTGGAGGAGATTACAACGTGAACCAAATCGTAGCTTCTACAACTTATGATGCGGATTTTAAAGCAATAACAACTTATCAAAACGTAAGCAAAGCATATAACACCTATGTAGGTTTTAGCTTAAACAAATCTATAAAGAAAGAAAAAAGAACACTTAAATATGGCTTAGGAATGCAATTGGGATACAATTACGACCAAGGTTTAACCAACGCAGAATTGTTTGAATCAAAAGGATTGACCTTAAATCCAAGAGCCAATATATCTTGGTCAATTGATGAAATGATAACGATTAGCCCATCTTACAAATACACTTATATTACCAATGATTATACAAATTATGTAATTGATAACACTAAAAATTTCAAGCACAGTGCCAAGTTAGAAATCACAAGTTATTGGCCTAAAAAAGTGGTTTTAGGTAGTGATTTTGGTTACAATTACAACTCTAATATTGCAGATGGATTTCAAAAAGATTTTTATCTATGGAACTTGAGTTTGGGATATAATTTCTTTCAAGATAAATTATTAGCAAAAGTAAAAGTGTATGATGTTTTAAACCAAAACATCAGTGCAACCCGAAGCATTACTCCAACTGCCATTACCGATATGGAAAATACAGTTTTACAACAATATGCAATGTTTTCTTTAACCTATAAATTAGAAAAATTTGGCGGTAAGAAAAAAGATGGCAATTCGTTCATCATGGTAGATTAA
- the der gene encoding ribosome biogenesis GTPase Der — protein MNNIVAIVGRPNVGKSTFFNRLIQRREAIVDSVSGVTRDRNYGKSEWNGKEFSVIDTGGYIKGSDDIFEAEIRRQVELAIDEADAIIFVVDVEEGITPMDDEVAKLLRKVTKPVLLVVNKVDNAMREKDAVEFYNLGLGEYYSISGMSGSGTGELLDKLVEVLPEMPEVTEEVEPLPRFCVVGRPNAGKSSFINALIGEDRFVVTDIAGTTRDAIDTKYNRFGFEFNLVDTAGIRRKAKVKEDLEFYSVMRSVRAIEHSDVCLLVIDATRGFEGQDQSIFWLAEKNRKGVVILVNKWDLVEKDTMSTRDYERKIREELQPFTDVPILFISALTKQRLLKALETAVEVFENRKQRISTSKFNELMLPIIEATPPPALKGKYVKIKYCMQLPTPTPQFVFFANLPQYVKDPYKRFIENKLREQYNFSGVPIDIYFRQK, from the coding sequence ATGAATAATATTGTTGCCATTGTAGGAAGACCAAATGTTGGAAAATCCACATTTTTTAACCGTTTAATTCAGCGAAGAGAAGCTATTGTTGACTCGGTAAGCGGTGTTACGCGTGATAGAAATTATGGAAAAAGTGAGTGGAATGGAAAGGAGTTTTCTGTAATTGATACGGGAGGTTACATCAAAGGATCGGACGATATTTTTGAAGCTGAAATTCGTCGTCAAGTAGAATTAGCTATTGATGAAGCAGATGCAATCATTTTTGTAGTGGATGTAGAGGAAGGTATTACGCCGATGGATGATGAAGTGGCTAAATTGCTTAGAAAAGTTACAAAACCTGTTTTATTAGTTGTAAATAAGGTTGACAACGCCATGCGTGAAAAAGACGCGGTTGAGTTTTATAATTTAGGATTAGGAGAATACTATTCAATTTCGGGAATGAGCGGAAGTGGAACAGGAGAACTTTTAGACAAATTAGTCGAAGTGTTGCCTGAAATGCCAGAAGTTACTGAAGAAGTAGAACCATTACCACGTTTTTGCGTAGTAGGAAGACCAAATGCTGGAAAATCATCTTTCATCAACGCTTTAATTGGCGAAGATAGATTTGTGGTAACCGACATTGCTGGAACTACTCGTGACGCAATTGATACGAAATACAACCGTTTTGGATTTGAATTCAACTTGGTTGATACTGCCGGAATTAGACGTAAAGCGAAAGTAAAAGAAGATTTAGAGTTTTACTCTGTAATGCGTTCGGTGAGAGCTATTGAACACAGCGATGTTTGTTTATTAGTTATTGATGCCACTCGTGGATTTGAAGGACAAGATCAAAGTATTTTTTGGTTGGCTGAAAAAAACCGAAAAGGTGTGGTTATTCTTGTAAACAAATGGGATTTAGTAGAAAAAGATACCATGAGTACTCGTGACTACGAACGTAAAATTAGAGAAGAGTTACAACCTTTTACAGATGTACCTATCCTTTTTATATCTGCTTTAACCAAACAACGTTTATTAAAAGCATTAGAAACTGCCGTTGAAGTCTTTGAAAACAGAAAACAGCGTATTTCGACTTCAAAATTCAACGAGTTGATGTTGCCAATTATAGAAGCAACACCACCACCAGCTTTGAAAGGAAAATATGTAAAAATTAAATATTGTATGCAGTTGCCAACACCAACTCCTCAGTTTGTATTTTTTGCCAACTTACCGCAATATGTGAAAGATCCATACAAACGTTTTATAGAAAATAAATTAAGAGAACAATACAACTTTAGTGGTGTTCCAATAGATATTTATTTCAGACAGAAATAG
- the era gene encoding GTPase Era, whose amino-acid sequence MEHRAGYVNIIGNPNVGKSTLMNAFVGERLSIITSKAQTTRHRILGIVNGDDFQVLFSDTPGIIKPAYELQNSMMDFVKSAFEDADILVYMVEIGEKELKDEAFFNKIIHSKIPVLLLLNKIDKSNQEQLEEQVQAWKEKVPNAELFPISALENFNVQTVFDRIIELLPVSPAFYPKDALTDKPERFFVNETIREKILLNYDKEIPYAVEIETEEFIEDDNIIRIRAVIMVERDTQKGIIIGHKGAALKRVGIQAREDLEKFFGKQIHLATYVKVNKDWRSSAYQLKRFGYNQK is encoded by the coding sequence ATGGAGCACAGAGCAGGTTATGTAAATATTATTGGAAATCCGAATGTAGGAAAATCAACTCTTATGAATGCGTTTGTAGGTGAGCGTCTTTCTATTATCACATCGAAAGCACAAACTACAAGACATCGTATTCTAGGGATTGTAAATGGGGATGATTTTCAAGTTTTATTTTCAGATACGCCAGGAATTATAAAACCGGCGTATGAATTGCAAAATTCGATGATGGATTTTGTAAAATCGGCTTTTGAAGATGCTGACATTTTAGTTTATATGGTGGAAATTGGAGAAAAAGAATTAAAAGATGAAGCGTTTTTTAATAAAATTATCCATTCTAAAATCCCAGTTTTGTTATTATTGAACAAAATTGACAAATCGAACCAAGAACAATTAGAAGAACAAGTACAAGCCTGGAAAGAAAAAGTACCTAATGCAGAACTTTTTCCTATTTCGGCATTAGAGAATTTTAATGTACAAACCGTTTTTGATAGAATTATCGAATTACTTCCGGTGTCTCCAGCATTTTACCCTAAAGATGCTTTAACAGATAAACCAGAACGTTTCTTTGTTAACGAAACCATTCGTGAGAAAATCTTGTTGAATTACGATAAAGAAATTCCGTATGCCGTAGAAATTGAAACGGAAGAATTCATTGAAGACGATAACATTATTAGAATTCGTGCCGTGATTATGGTGGAACGCGATACTCAAAAAGGAATTATCATTGGTCACAAAGGTGCTGCTTTGAAACGTGTTGGAATTCAAGCAAGAGAAGATTTAGAAAAATTCTTTGGAAAACAAATTCACTTGGCTACTTACGTTAAAGTAAATAAAGATTGGAGAAGCAGTGCTTATCAACTAAAACGTTTTGGGTATAACCAGAAATAA
- a CDS encoding KTSC domain-containing protein, with protein sequence MNPKKIAEYRKLLDVTKTATLKELKTIYRNSMKEDHPDTIADPVERLAAEERSKNIIEAYHFLVSIAPETQEKNKEVYQKTTTTVNIQDFYMDNGVLYISFLDGSNYEYFSVPKVTYIKMVNAESPSRFARRHIYNEFLYRSASKLVASE encoded by the coding sequence ATGAATCCAAAGAAAATTGCCGAGTACAGAAAGTTACTTGATGTTACTAAAACAGCTACGCTAAAAGAATTAAAAACGATTTACAGAAATAGTATGAAAGAAGATCATCCTGATACTATAGCTGATCCGGTGGAGCGTTTAGCAGCAGAAGAAAGAAGTAAAAATATTATTGAAGCTTATCATTTCCTAGTAAGTATTGCTCCTGAAACGCAAGAAAAAAATAAAGAAGTATACCAAAAAACAACTACAACGGTTAACATCCAAGATTTTTATATGGATAATGGCGTGTTGTATATTTCGTTTTTAGACGGTAGCAACTACGAGTATTTTAGTGTGCCAAAAGTAACTTACATTAAAATGGTAAATGCAGAATCGCCTAGTCGTTTTGCAAGAAGACACATTTATAATGAATTTTTATACCGAAGTGCCTCAAAATTAGTGGCAAGCGAATAA
- a CDS encoding arabinogalactan endo-beta-1,4-galactanase yields MKIRIKLIALLYILITFSCSKDEVTNNSQEFIKAADLSMLPLIESEGTIYYNNNTIPEDALLTLKKAGCNTIRIRLWHTPTVNQSGFNEVKALAQRVKNNGMKVWLSVHYSDTWADPGNQIKPSAWNSLTFMQLKAQFENYTATILNEIQPDIFQIGNEINNGFIFPEGNLTSNESQFLSLLASASTVIRANSPSTKIMLHYAGIDGASWFFSKTAAIDYDYIGLSYYPIWHGTDINLLQQTMTSLGQTHNKKVLVAETSYPFTLDWNDWTNNVIGLPNQIHPNFPASPEGQKAFLQQIKNTVKNTPNGLGFCYWGTEWIAFRGATSTNGSSWENQALWDFNHKALPAMSVFE; encoded by the coding sequence ATGAAAATTAGGATAAAATTAATAGCATTATTATATATTCTCATTACTTTTTCTTGTTCTAAAGATGAAGTAACGAATAATTCACAAGAGTTTATCAAGGCAGCAGACCTATCAATGTTGCCTTTGATAGAGTCTGAAGGAACTATTTACTACAATAACAACACTATTCCCGAAGATGCACTGCTAACACTAAAAAAAGCAGGTTGCAATACAATTCGAATTAGGCTTTGGCATACACCAACTGTAAATCAATCAGGTTTTAATGAAGTGAAAGCTCTAGCGCAGCGGGTTAAAAATAATGGTATGAAGGTTTGGTTAAGCGTTCATTATTCTGATACTTGGGCAGATCCCGGAAATCAAATAAAACCATCGGCATGGAATAGTTTGACTTTTATGCAGTTAAAAGCGCAATTTGAAAATTACACAGCAACAATACTAAACGAAATTCAACCCGATATTTTTCAAATTGGTAATGAAATCAATAATGGTTTTATTTTTCCTGAAGGAAATTTGACATCAAATGAGTCTCAATTCTTATCACTATTAGCTAGTGCAAGCACTGTAATTAGAGCCAATAGCCCATCAACAAAAATTATGTTACACTATGCCGGAATTGATGGTGCGTCTTGGTTTTTTTCAAAAACTGCAGCAATTGATTATGATTATATTGGATTGTCTTATTATCCAATTTGGCATGGAACGGATATCAATTTATTGCAGCAAACCATGACTTCATTGGGTCAAACACACAATAAAAAAGTATTAGTTGCCGAAACTTCCTATCCATTTACATTGGATTGGAACGATTGGACCAATAATGTAATTGGTTTGCCAAATCAAATTCATCCCAATTTTCCTGCTTCTCCAGAAGGTCAAAAAGCTTTCTTACAACAGATTAAAAATACTGTAAAAAACACACCAAATGGATTAGGATTTTGTTATTGGGGAACTGAATGGATCGCTTTTAGAGGAGCAACATCTACAAATGGTTCTTCATGGGAAAATCAAGCTCTTTGGGATTTTAATCATAAGGCATTACCAGCAATGTCGGTTTTTGAATAA
- a CDS encoding DUF1761 domain-containing protein yields MEMNYLAILVAALSSFVVGFVWYNPKVFGTIWMNEIGMTEEKAKTGNMAKIFGLTFVFAFLLAFMMPTLVIHQIGALQLAGGNEKDEAFLAYMQVHGHMFRSFGHGALHGFFASLFVVVPVIATNCLFEQKSFKYAAITSGYWILVMTLMGAIICGWK; encoded by the coding sequence ATGGAAATGAATTATTTAGCTATTTTAGTAGCTGCTTTATCAAGTTTTGTTGTCGGATTTGTTTGGTACAATCCAAAAGTTTTTGGAACCATTTGGATGAATGAAATCGGAATGACCGAAGAAAAAGCTAAAACAGGAAATATGGCAAAAATCTTTGGGTTAACATTCGTTTTTGCTTTTTTGTTAGCTTTTATGATGCCTACATTAGTAATTCATCAAATAGGTGCTTTACAATTAGCTGGTGGAAATGAAAAAGATGAGGCTTTTTTAGCCTATATGCAAGTTCATGGACACATGTTCAGAAGTTTTGGACATGGAGCTTTACATGGATTTTTTGCTTCATTATTTGTTGTGGTTCCCGTAATAGCAACCAATTGTTTATTTGAACAAAAATCTTTTAAATATGCAGCAATAACATCGGGTTATTGGATATTGGTAATGACTTTAATGGGAGCTATTATTTGTGGTTGGAAATAA
- a CDS encoding GNAT family N-acetyltransferase, with translation MDEISFKIFNSVKELPSLWDAVAQSNVFLQKPYLTVLEKSAPVNMECFYIGIFEKSTLIGVSLAQYLDLNKLESFGERDKSFKIALRNFIFKNFASHTLFLGNNMITGQNGYVFSKEIAFECISEILLQSADEITKYFKQKGVKIHLVSFKDFYENCSVELKKYRFKETYEFNTQPNMIFYLDANWKSAEDYINALSKKYRDQYKRAHKKFDGIVVKNLLFEEVILHENTIYDLYHYVAKNAPFNTFFLAKNHFSTLKGQCGNRFQIFGYFLNEKLVGFHTLLLNDETLETYFLGYDETIQKENMLYLNMLYNMTEYGIENGFKRIIFGRTALEIKSSIGAKPVNMSGFIFHNNKLINRFMAKIFKQLEPELNWQQRHPFK, from the coding sequence TTGGACGAAATTTCATTTAAAATATTCAATTCAGTTAAAGAATTACCTTCTCTTTGGGACGCTGTGGCTCAGAGTAATGTTTTTCTTCAAAAACCTTATTTAACGGTTTTAGAAAAATCTGCTCCAGTAAATATGGAGTGTTTTTACATTGGAATTTTTGAAAAATCTACACTAATTGGTGTTTCTTTAGCACAATATTTAGATTTGAATAAATTAGAGTCCTTCGGTGAAAGAGATAAATCATTTAAAATTGCGCTTCGTAATTTTATTTTCAAAAATTTTGCTTCGCATACCCTTTTTCTTGGAAATAATATGATTACGGGTCAAAATGGATATGTTTTTTCAAAAGAAATAGCTTTTGAATGTATTAGCGAAATTTTATTGCAAAGTGCCGATGAAATCACAAAGTATTTCAAACAAAAGGGTGTAAAAATTCATTTGGTTTCATTTAAAGATTTCTATGAAAATTGTTCCGTTGAATTGAAAAAGTATCGTTTTAAAGAGACCTACGAGTTCAACACGCAGCCTAATATGATTTTTTATTTAGACGCAAATTGGAAATCGGCTGAAGATTATATCAATGCACTTTCAAAAAAATACCGTGATCAATACAAACGTGCGCATAAGAAATTTGATGGAATTGTAGTTAAAAATTTACTATTTGAAGAAGTAATTTTACATGAAAACACCATTTACGATTTGTATCATTATGTGGCTAAAAATGCTCCGTTTAATACTTTTTTCTTAGCAAAAAATCATTTTTCAACTTTAAAAGGACAATGTGGCAATCGATTTCAGATTTTTGGTTATTTTTTGAATGAAAAATTAGTAGGTTTTCATACGCTTTTATTAAATGATGAAACTTTAGAGACTTATTTTTTAGGCTATGATGAAACCATACAGAAAGAAAATATGTTGTATTTGAACATGTTGTACAATATGACCGAGTATGGCATTGAAAATGGATTTAAGCGTATTATTTTTGGCAGAACCGCATTAGAAATTAAAAGTTCTATAGGTGCAAAACCTGTGAATATGTCGGGTTTTATCTTTCATAATAATAAATTGATTAATAGATTTATGGCTAAAATTTTTAAACAATTAGAGCCTGAATTAAATTGGCAACAACGCCATCCATTTAAGTAA
- a CDS encoding DUF4230 domain-containing protein, which produces MLIPIVQAIGRSGKLLYIIVFFVIGYFVFQFFTRKSETSTIEYDTNLIQVQIKNVGKLVVTEGHFAEVLTYKDKKETYIPGLSFDKKALVVINADVTVGFDLSKVTYDIDAKNKILTITNIPKEEIKISPDFKYYDTESSTFNEFTGEDYNKINKIARANLAKKIEKSTLKTNAQNRLLSELSKMLILTNSMGWTLSYKGNEIKSDKDLQLNMVN; this is translated from the coding sequence ATGTTAATTCCAATTGTTCAAGCCATTGGACGTTCTGGAAAATTGTTATACATTATTGTTTTTTTTGTAATTGGTTATTTTGTCTTTCAGTTTTTTACTAGGAAATCAGAAACATCAACTATTGAATATGACACCAATTTGATTCAAGTTCAAATAAAGAATGTTGGTAAATTGGTCGTAACTGAAGGGCATTTCGCTGAGGTTTTAACCTATAAAGATAAAAAGGAGACGTATATCCCTGGATTGTCTTTTGATAAAAAAGCGTTAGTTGTGATTAATGCTGATGTTACGGTAGGTTTTGATTTGAGCAAAGTAACGTATGATATTGATGCAAAAAACAAAATTTTGACAATCACAAACATACCAAAAGAAGAGATTAAAATTAGTCCAGATTTTAAATATTATGACACCGAATCTTCTACGTTTAACGAGTTTACAGGTGAAGATTATAATAAGATAAATAAAATTGCAAGAGCAAATTTGGCCAAAAAAATTGAAAAATCTACATTAAAAACAAATGCTCAAAACCGATTGTTGAGTGAGCTTTCAAAAATGTTGATTCTCACAAATTCTATGGGTTGGACGTTATCTTACAAAGGAAATGAAATAAAATCTGATAAAGATTTGCAATTAAATATGGTGAATTAA
- a CDS encoding rhodanese-like domain-containing protein, translating to MGILDFLGLGNKTNEVQEYVQKGAIILDVRTPDEFREGHIKGSKNIALQVLNGNIETIKKWNKPVIACCRSGMRSAQATSILKQNGIDCINGGGWNSLENKL from the coding sequence ATGGGAATTTTAGATTTTTTAGGATTAGGAAATAAAACCAATGAGGTGCAAGAATACGTTCAAAAAGGGGCTATTATTTTAGATGTTAGAACGCCAGATGAATTTAGAGAAGGACACATTAAAGGGTCAAAAAATATTGCATTACAAGTTTTAAACGGAAATATCGAAACCATCAAAAAATGGAACAAACCAGTTATTGCATGTTGCCGTTCTGGAATGCGAAGTGCTCAAGCAACTTCCATTTTAAAACAAAACGGAATTGATTGCATTAATGGTGGTGGTTGGAACAGTTTAGAAAACAAATTATAA